Proteins encoded within one genomic window of Streptomyces sp. NBC_00523:
- a CDS encoding TetR/AcrR family transcriptional regulator has product MAKETDGSGTPVPQRLLAAATRLFAEQGYDRTSVQEIVEAAGVTKGALYHYFGSKEDLLQEVYARVLRLQQERLDAFANAEAPIEQRLRDAAADVVVTTIENLDDASIFFRSMHHLSPEKNKQVRGERRRYHERFRALVEEGQRSGVFSTATPADLIVDYHFGSVHHLSTWYRPDGPLTPQEVADHLADLLLRALRP; this is encoded by the coding sequence ATGGCCAAGGAGACGGACGGGAGCGGCACCCCCGTCCCCCAGCGACTGCTGGCCGCCGCCACCCGGCTCTTCGCCGAGCAGGGCTACGACCGCACCTCGGTGCAGGAGATCGTGGAGGCGGCCGGAGTCACCAAGGGGGCGCTGTACCACTACTTCGGCTCCAAGGAGGACCTGCTCCAGGAGGTGTACGCCCGGGTGCTGCGCCTCCAGCAGGAGCGGCTCGACGCCTTCGCGAACGCCGAGGCGCCCATCGAGCAGCGGCTGCGCGACGCGGCGGCCGACGTGGTCGTCACCACCATCGAGAACCTGGACGACGCCTCGATCTTCTTCCGCTCCATGCATCACCTGAGCCCGGAGAAGAACAAGCAGGTACGGGGCGAGCGGCGGCGCTACCACGAGCGCTTCCGCGCCCTGGTCGAGGAGGGCCAGCGCAGCGGCGTCTTCTCCACCGCCACCCCGGCGGACCTCATCGTGGACTACCACTTCGGCTCGGTCCACCATCTGTCGACCTGGTACCGCCCGGACGGCCCCCTCACCCCGCAGGAGGTCGCCGACCACCTGGCCGACCTGCTGCTCCGGGCGCTCAGACCGTAA
- a CDS encoding exo-beta-N-acetylmuramidase NamZ family protein translates to MSLSRRGLLSAGGAMGALAATAASAGPAAAGASHGKGHGNGHGGGQRVRTGFDRLAADGYALLKGQRVGVVTNPTGITSDVRHIVDVMHPDSRVNLTAVFGPEHGFRGTAQAGGSEGRYDDPATGLPVYDTYLKSGQALADIFTASGVDTIVFDIQDAGARFYTYIWTLYDCMEAAALAGKRFVVLDRPNPVSGRAALGPVLDPAFGTFVGRREISQAHGMTVTELALLFNGEFLKDRPAELETVKMTGWSRSDFFDASGLPWVPPSPNMPTPDTALVYSGTCLFEGTNLSEGRGTTRPFELLGAEGIDHTWADAANALELPGVAFREAYFAPTFSKFQGVTVGGVQLHVLDREVFDPVRTGIALLITAKRTWSGFAWRSDNWIDKLTGNTRVRTMIDAGADLDEVVGAWAADLAKFRAVRKRYLQYR, encoded by the coding sequence ATGAGCCTGTCCAGGCGTGGTTTGCTCAGCGCCGGCGGTGCGATGGGAGCCCTCGCGGCCACGGCCGCGTCGGCCGGCCCCGCGGCCGCCGGTGCGTCGCACGGCAAGGGCCACGGGAACGGCCACGGGGGCGGGCAGCGGGTCCGTACCGGCTTCGACCGGCTGGCGGCGGACGGCTACGCCCTGCTGAAGGGGCAGCGCGTCGGCGTCGTCACCAACCCGACCGGGATCACGTCCGACGTCCGGCACATCGTGGACGTGATGCACCCGGACAGCCGGGTGAACCTCACCGCCGTCTTCGGCCCCGAGCACGGCTTCCGGGGCACCGCGCAGGCGGGCGGCTCCGAGGGGCGCTACGACGACCCGGCGACCGGTCTTCCGGTCTACGACACGTATCTGAAGAGCGGTCAGGCCCTCGCCGACATCTTCACGGCGTCCGGCGTGGACACGATCGTCTTCGACATCCAGGACGCGGGCGCCCGCTTCTACACGTACATCTGGACGCTGTACGACTGCATGGAGGCGGCCGCACTCGCGGGCAAGAGGTTCGTCGTGCTGGACCGGCCGAACCCGGTGTCGGGGCGGGCGGCGCTCGGGCCGGTGCTCGACCCGGCGTTCGGCACGTTCGTGGGGCGGCGGGAGATCTCGCAGGCGCACGGGATGACCGTGACCGAGCTGGCGCTGCTGTTCAACGGGGAGTTCCTGAAGGACCGCCCGGCCGAGCTGGAGACCGTGAAGATGACGGGGTGGTCGCGCTCCGACTTCTTCGACGCGTCGGGGCTGCCGTGGGTGCCGCCGAGCCCCAACATGCCGACGCCCGACACGGCGCTCGTCTACTCCGGCACGTGCCTCTTCGAGGGGACGAACCTCTCCGAGGGGCGCGGCACGACCCGCCCGTTCGAGCTGCTGGGCGCGGAGGGCATCGACCACACGTGGGCGGACGCGGCCAACGCGCTGGAGCTGCCCGGGGTGGCGTTCCGCGAGGCGTACTTCGCGCCGACGTTCTCGAAGTTCCAGGGCGTCACGGTGGGCGGCGTGCAGCTGCACGTCCTGGACCGCGAGGTCTTCGACCCGGTGCGTACGGGGATCGCGCTGCTGATCACCGCGAAGCGGACGTGGAGCGGGTTCGCGTGGCGGTCGGACAACTGGATCGACAAGCTGACCGGCAACACGCGGGTGCGCACGATGATCGACGCGGGGGCGGACCTGGACGAGGTCGTCGGCGCGTGGGCTGCGGACCTCGCGAAGTTCCGGGCCGTCCGCAAGCGGTACTTGCAGTACCGGTGA
- a CDS encoding TetR/AcrR family transcriptional regulator encodes MSTAQETDAEDPPWAEVTPEAARRLLVAAVDAFAERGYHATTTRDIAGRAGMSPAALYIHYKTKEELLHRISRIGHDRALAVLEAAADSDGTAAERLATAVRSFVRWHAERHTTARVVQYELDALGEEHRTEIIALRRRTDAVVRRIIGEGVASGEFDVPDVPGTTLAVLSLCIDVARWFNAQGSRTPDEVAELYAGLVLRMVAAGR; translated from the coding sequence ATGAGCACGGCGCAGGAGACCGACGCCGAGGACCCGCCGTGGGCCGAGGTGACGCCCGAGGCCGCCCGGCGGCTCCTCGTCGCGGCCGTCGACGCCTTCGCCGAGCGCGGGTACCACGCGACCACCACCCGGGACATCGCGGGCCGCGCCGGAATGAGCCCCGCCGCGCTCTACATCCACTACAAGACGAAGGAAGAGCTGCTCCACCGGATCAGCCGGATCGGCCACGACCGTGCCCTGGCCGTGCTGGAGGCCGCCGCGGACAGTGACGGCACGGCCGCCGAACGGCTCGCCACCGCCGTACGCTCCTTCGTCCGCTGGCACGCCGAGCGGCACACCACCGCCCGCGTCGTCCAGTACGAGCTGGACGCGCTCGGCGAGGAGCACCGCACTGAGATCATCGCGCTGCGCCGCAGGACCGACGCGGTGGTGCGCCGGATCATCGGCGAGGGCGTCGCCTCCGGCGAGTTCGACGTACCGGACGTGCCGGGCACCACGCTCGCGGTGCTGTCGCTCTGCATCGACGTGGCGCGCTGGTTCAACGCGCAGGGCAGCCGGACCCCCGACGAGGTCGCCGAGCTGTACGCGGGCCTGGTGCTGCGGATGGTCGCCGCCGGGCGCTGA
- the soxR gene encoding redox-sensitive transcriptional activator SoxR, protein MPQIPQTLHELTVGQLSARSGAAVSALHFYEAKGLISSRRTSGNQRRYSRDALRRVAFVRAAQRVGIPLATIREALAELPEERTPNRDDWARLSHAWRSELDDRIKQLGRLRDHLTDCIGCGCLSLETCVLSNPDDINGEKISGSRLMPERKADRAPAARAAESAEGCC, encoded by the coding sequence GTGCCCCAGATCCCGCAGACACTTCACGAACTCACCGTCGGCCAGCTCTCCGCGCGCAGCGGCGCCGCCGTGTCGGCCCTGCACTTCTACGAGGCCAAGGGCCTGATCAGCAGCCGTCGCACCAGCGGCAACCAGCGTCGCTACAGCAGGGACGCCCTGCGCCGGGTCGCCTTCGTCCGCGCGGCCCAGCGGGTGGGCATCCCGCTGGCCACCATCCGCGAGGCGCTGGCCGAGCTCCCCGAGGAGCGCACCCCGAACCGCGACGACTGGGCGCGGCTCTCGCACGCCTGGCGCTCCGAGCTGGACGACCGGATCAAGCAGCTGGGCCGGCTCCGCGACCACCTCACCGACTGCATCGGCTGCGGCTGCCTCTCGCTGGAGACCTGTGTCCTGTCCAACCCGGACGACATCAACGGCGAGAAGATCAGCGGCTCGCGCCTGATGCCGGAGCGCAAGGCGGACCGTGCACCGGCCGCCCGTGCGGCGGAGAGTGCCGAGGGCTGCTGCTGA
- a CDS encoding AMP-binding protein: MTESIYAAKPWLPLLSEAQRAPVHPAETLVHAFRASVDRAPDHPALAYFDGRLTYRETDELSDSVAGHLAARGLERGDRVAIMLQNSPQFVLALLGAWKAGATVVPLNPMYKSAEVGHVLKDAQVTVLICSDRAWEAYLRDTAAAAPGVRIALTACELDLQTQNDERVLNFERLPVAGDADDLVAVARQGLPAPAGRELTASDTALISYTSGTSGTPKGALNSHGNIMVNAERQRTGHPVPGGAAYFALAPLFHITGMVCQLAACLTNAGTLVLAYRFHPGVVLDAFAEHRPAYTVGPSTAFMALAATPGVTPGHFASFQVISSGGAPLPPALVEQFRAGLGPYIRNGYGLTECTAPCASVPPEREAPVDPGSGTLSVGVPGPDTVVRILDENGAEVPFGEQGEIAVRGPQVVSGYWGLPEATAAAFPDGELRTGDIGFMDREGWLYVVDRKKDMINASGFKVWPREVEDVLYTHPAVREAAVVGMPDAYRGETVRAYVSLRPGASVEPDELGAYCKERLAAYKYPREVEILAELPKTASGKILRRELRSAR; encoded by the coding sequence ATGACCGAGTCCATCTACGCGGCGAAGCCCTGGCTCCCGCTGCTCAGCGAGGCCCAGCGGGCCCCCGTCCACCCCGCCGAGACCCTGGTGCACGCCTTCCGCGCGTCCGTGGACCGCGCCCCGGACCACCCGGCGCTCGCCTACTTCGACGGACGCCTCACCTACCGCGAGACGGACGAGCTCTCCGACTCCGTGGCCGGCCACCTCGCCGCCCGGGGCCTGGAGCGCGGCGACCGGGTCGCGATCATGCTCCAGAACTCCCCGCAGTTCGTTCTCGCGCTCCTCGGCGCCTGGAAGGCCGGGGCCACCGTCGTCCCGCTCAACCCGATGTACAAGTCCGCCGAGGTCGGCCACGTCCTCAAGGACGCCCAGGTCACCGTCCTGATCTGCTCGGACCGGGCCTGGGAGGCGTATCTCCGGGACACCGCAGCGGCCGCGCCCGGCGTCCGGATCGCGCTCACCGCCTGCGAGCTGGACCTCCAGACGCAGAACGACGAGCGGGTCCTCAACTTCGAGCGGCTGCCGGTCGCCGGGGACGCCGACGACCTGGTCGCCGTCGCCCGCCAGGGCCTCCCCGCGCCCGCCGGACGGGAGCTCACCGCTTCCGACACCGCGCTGATCAGCTACACCTCCGGGACCAGCGGCACCCCCAAGGGCGCGCTGAACTCCCACGGCAACATCATGGTCAACGCCGAACGCCAGCGCACCGGCCACCCCGTCCCCGGGGGCGCCGCCTACTTCGCGCTGGCCCCGCTCTTCCACATCACCGGCATGGTCTGCCAGCTGGCCGCCTGCCTCACCAACGCGGGCACCCTCGTCCTCGCCTACCGTTTCCACCCCGGGGTCGTCCTCGACGCCTTCGCCGAGCACCGCCCCGCGTACACCGTCGGGCCCTCCACCGCCTTCATGGCGCTGGCCGCCACGCCCGGCGTGACGCCCGGGCACTTCGCGTCCTTCCAGGTCATCTCCTCCGGCGGCGCGCCGCTGCCGCCCGCGCTCGTGGAGCAGTTCCGGGCGGGCCTCGGCCCGTACATACGCAACGGCTACGGCCTCACCGAGTGCACCGCCCCCTGCGCCTCCGTGCCCCCGGAGCGCGAGGCGCCCGTCGACCCGGGCTCCGGCACCCTCTCGGTCGGCGTGCCGGGCCCCGACACCGTCGTCCGCATCCTGGACGAGAACGGCGCGGAGGTGCCCTTCGGGGAGCAGGGCGAGATCGCGGTGCGCGGCCCGCAGGTCGTCTCCGGCTACTGGGGACTGCCCGAGGCCACCGCGGCCGCCTTCCCCGACGGCGAGCTGCGCACCGGCGACATCGGCTTCATGGACCGCGAGGGCTGGCTCTACGTGGTCGACCGCAAGAAGGACATGATCAACGCCTCCGGCTTCAAGGTGTGGCCCCGCGAGGTGGAGGACGTCCTCTACACGCACCCGGCCGTCCGCGAGGCCGCCGTCGTCGGCATGCCCGACGCCTACCGGGGCGAGACCGTCCGGGCCTACGTCAGCCTGCGCCCCGGCGCGTCGGTGGAGCCGGACGAGCTGGGCGCGTACTGCAAGGAACGGCTCGCCGCCTACAAGTACCCGCGCGAGGTCGAGATCCTGGCCGAGCTGCCCAAGACGGCAAGTGGGAAGATCCTCAGGCGGGAACTGCGTTCAGCCCGCTAG
- a CDS encoding MaoC family dehydratase produces the protein MAEPRIFESAQELRDGVGEQLGYSDWLEVDQKRIDLFADATGDHQWIHVDPEKAAAGPFGKTIAHGYLTLSLLPVLVPQVMAVEGAKMGINYGTNKVRFPSPVPVGSRVRATAVLKSVEEAGGGVQITAVVTVEREDGDKPACVAESVSRYYF, from the coding sequence ATGGCTGAGCCGAGGATCTTCGAGTCCGCGCAGGAGCTGCGGGACGGCGTGGGCGAGCAGCTGGGGTACAGCGACTGGCTGGAGGTCGACCAGAAGCGGATCGATCTGTTCGCCGACGCCACCGGCGACCACCAGTGGATCCACGTGGACCCGGAGAAGGCGGCGGCCGGCCCGTTCGGGAAGACCATCGCGCACGGCTATCTGACGCTGTCGCTGCTGCCGGTGCTCGTCCCGCAGGTCATGGCGGTCGAGGGCGCGAAGATGGGCATCAACTACGGCACCAACAAGGTCCGCTTCCCCTCCCCCGTGCCCGTCGGCTCCCGGGTGCGCGCGACGGCCGTCCTGAAGAGCGTCGAGGAGGCGGGCGGCGGCGTGCAGATCACCGCCGTCGTGACGGTCGAGCGCGAGGACGGCGACAAGCCGGCCTGCGTCGCCGAGTCGGTGTCGCGCTACTACTTCTGA
- a CDS encoding penicillin acylase family protein → MPPRTRMTRTGTTRAAALAAALALSTSLLAAAPHAGAAEADPVPDYCQGQCDDILPPGANGNATLVEILGNKAFGTHPAHSDDQLDRYNGLVAGHTGLTDQKLTDFFNDASFGVPKDQVESVTSPRDDVTITRDKSSGVPHIKGTTRYGTEFGAGFAAGQDRLWLMDLFRHIGRGELTSFAGGALANQGLEQQFWPQAPYTEADLEAQVEYIRTHEGARGEQAMADAQAYVDGINAYRKKSKDGRYFPGEYVLTGKIDAITNIGEIQPFKLTDLISIASVVGGQFGGGGGGEVQAALSLLSAQQKYGVAEGTKVWESFRQRNDPEAVLTIHDGTSFPYADKPENAVGTALPDRGSVTTEPLIYDRTGSAGTGVKAPVKAPSALKKAQGIFDNGVIPEGSLPGSGSGAQKRGMSNALLVSGKSTASGHPVAVFGPQTGYFAPQLMMLQELQGPGISARGVSFAGVGMYIQMGRGQDYAWSATSAGQDITDTYAIDLCEPDGSTPTKDSTHYLYRGTCTAMEKMEKSNSWKPTVADSTAKGSYRMQVWRTNYGIVTHRATVGGKPVAYTTLRSTYRHEADSIIGFQMLNDPAYVTDAASFQQAASSIDYAFNWFYADSRTAAYYNSGMNPVRARGVDPALPIRAEKAYEWQGYDPAANTASYTAFAEHPHSSGQDYYISWNNKQAEGYAASGFGLSAVHRGDLLDDRVSKLVAEGGVTRASLTRAMADAALTDLRGEQLLPELLKVVRSQPVTDPDLNAVVQQLDSWRASGAQRKETSPGSHTYGHADAVRIMDAWWPRLIEAEFRPGLGDDLYGALTANLATDESPAASHGPSGAHSGSAFQYGWWGFADKDLRQVLGQEVKGPLAKPYCGNGDLSACRTALLASLKEAAAVPAAEVYPADDNCKAGEQWCTDSIIHRALGGIAQKAIHWQNRPTYQQVVEFPSHR, encoded by the coding sequence ATGCCCCCACGCACCCGTATGACCCGCACCGGTACCACCAGAGCCGCCGCCCTCGCCGCGGCTCTCGCCCTCAGTACGTCCCTGCTCGCCGCCGCTCCCCACGCGGGCGCCGCCGAGGCGGATCCCGTCCCCGACTACTGCCAGGGGCAGTGCGACGACATCCTGCCGCCCGGCGCGAACGGCAACGCCACCCTCGTCGAGATCCTGGGCAACAAGGCGTTCGGCACCCACCCCGCGCACAGCGACGACCAGCTCGACCGCTACAACGGGCTGGTCGCGGGGCACACCGGGCTCACCGACCAGAAGCTCACCGACTTCTTCAACGACGCCTCGTTCGGCGTCCCGAAGGACCAGGTCGAGTCCGTCACCTCGCCGCGCGACGACGTCACCATCACCCGCGACAAGTCCTCCGGCGTCCCGCACATCAAGGGCACCACGCGCTACGGCACCGAGTTCGGCGCCGGGTTCGCGGCCGGGCAGGACCGGCTGTGGCTGATGGACCTCTTCCGGCACATCGGGCGCGGCGAGCTGACCTCGTTCGCCGGCGGGGCCCTCGCCAACCAGGGCCTGGAGCAGCAGTTCTGGCCGCAGGCCCCGTACACCGAGGCCGATCTGGAGGCCCAGGTCGAATACATCAGGACCCATGAGGGGGCCAGGGGCGAACAGGCCATGGCGGACGCGCAGGCGTACGTCGACGGCATCAACGCCTACCGCAAGAAGTCGAAGGACGGCCGCTACTTCCCCGGCGAGTACGTCCTGACCGGCAAGATCGACGCCATCACCAACATCGGCGAGATCCAGCCGTTCAAGCTCACCGACCTGATCTCCATCGCCTCGGTCGTCGGCGGCCAGTTCGGCGGCGGGGGCGGCGGCGAGGTGCAGGCGGCGCTGTCGCTGCTCTCCGCGCAGCAGAAGTACGGGGTCGCCGAGGGCACGAAAGTCTGGGAGTCGTTCCGCCAGCGCAACGACCCCGAGGCCGTGCTCACCATCCACGACGGCACCTCCTTCCCGTACGCCGACAAGCCCGAGAACGCCGTCGGCACGGCCCTCCCGGACCGGGGTTCCGTCACCACCGAACCGCTGATCTACGACCGCACCGGTTCGGCCGGCACCGGAGTGAAGGCCCCCGTCAAGGCGCCCTCCGCGCTCAAGAAGGCGCAGGGCATCTTCGACAACGGCGTCATCCCCGAGGGCTCACTGCCCGGGTCCGGCTCCGGCGCCCAGAAGCGCGGGATGTCCAACGCCCTGCTGGTGTCCGGCAAGAGCACCGCGAGCGGGCACCCGGTCGCCGTGTTCGGGCCCCAGACCGGCTACTTCGCGCCGCAGCTGATGATGCTCCAGGAGCTCCAGGGCCCGGGCATCAGCGCGCGCGGCGTCTCCTTCGCGGGTGTCGGGATGTACATCCAGATGGGCCGGGGCCAGGACTACGCCTGGAGCGCCACCTCGGCGGGCCAGGACATCACCGACACGTACGCGATCGACCTCTGCGAGCCCGACGGCTCCACGCCCACCAAGGACTCCACGCACTACCTCTACCGGGGCACCTGCACCGCGATGGAGAAGATGGAGAAGTCCAACTCCTGGAAGCCGACCGTCGCGGACTCCACCGCCAAGGGCTCGTACCGCATGCAGGTGTGGCGAACCAACTACGGCATCGTCACCCACCGCGCCACCGTGGGCGGCAAGCCCGTCGCGTACACCACGCTGCGCTCGACGTACCGCCACGAGGCCGACTCGATCATCGGCTTCCAGATGCTCAACGACCCGGCGTACGTCACCGACGCGGCCTCCTTCCAGCAGGCGGCGAGCAGCATCGACTACGCCTTCAACTGGTTCTACGCCGACTCCCGCACCGCCGCCTACTACAACAGCGGCATGAACCCGGTGCGCGCGCGCGGCGTCGACCCGGCGCTCCCCATCCGCGCCGAGAAGGCGTACGAGTGGCAGGGCTACGACCCGGCCGCCAACACCGCCTCGTACACCGCCTTCGCCGAGCACCCGCACTCCAGCGGCCAGGACTACTACATCTCCTGGAACAACAAGCAGGCCGAGGGGTACGCCGCTTCGGGCTTCGGGCTCAGCGCGGTGCACCGCGGCGACCTGCTGGACGACCGGGTCTCGAAGCTCGTCGCCGAGGGCGGCGTGACCCGCGCCTCGCTCACCCGGGCCATGGCGGACGCGGCCCTCACCGACCTGCGCGGCGAACAGCTGCTGCCCGAGCTGCTGAAGGTCGTCCGCTCCCAGCCGGTCACCGACCCGGACCTGAACGCGGTGGTCCAGCAGCTGGACTCCTGGCGGGCGTCGGGCGCCCAGCGCAAGGAGACGAGCCCCGGCTCGCACACGTACGGGCACGCCGACGCGGTCCGGATCATGGACGCCTGGTGGCCGCGGCTGATCGAGGCGGAGTTCCGGCCCGGTCTCGGTGACGACCTGTACGGGGCGCTCACCGCGAACCTCGCCACCGACGAGTCCCCGGCCGCCAGCCACGGGCCGAGCGGGGCGCACAGCGGCTCGGCCTTCCAGTACGGCTGGTGGGGCTTCGCCGACAAGGACCTGCGCCAGGTGCTCGGGCAGGAGGTCAAGGGCCCGCTGGCCAAGCCGTACTGCGGCAACGGCGACCTGAGCGCCTGCCGTACGGCGCTGCTCGCCTCGCTCAAGGAGGCGGCGGCGGTGCCGGCGGCCGAGGTCTACCCGGCCGACGACAACTGCAAGGCCGGCGAGCAGTGGTGCACGGACTCGATCATCCACCGCGCGCTGGGCGGCATCGCCCAGAAGGCCATCCACTGGCAGAACCGCCCGACGTACCAGCAGGTGGTGGAGTTCCCGAGCCACCGTTGA
- a CDS encoding YiaA/YiaB family inner membrane protein codes for MSETTPVKQQTTGAYFGQAVASFGIAMAAVTLGIYFLDADAWVRAFLAIGVLYLVTSCFTLAKVIRDRQEAGQLVSRVDQARLEKILAEHDPFQKL; via the coding sequence ATGAGTGAGACGACACCGGTCAAACAGCAGACCACCGGCGCCTACTTCGGGCAGGCCGTCGCGTCCTTCGGGATCGCGATGGCCGCGGTGACCCTCGGAATCTACTTCCTCGACGCCGACGCCTGGGTGCGCGCTTTCCTCGCCATCGGGGTCCTCTACCTGGTCACGTCCTGCTTCACGCTGGCCAAGGTCATCCGTGACCGGCAGGAGGCGGGCCAGCTGGTCAGCCGGGTCGACCAGGCCCGGCTGGAGAAGATCCTCGCCGAGCACGACCCCTTCCAGAAGCTCTGA
- a CDS encoding SDR family oxidoreductase, with amino-acid sequence MSTVQGAGVVVTGAGGGIGAALARRFAAEGARVVVNDLDASRIEALADEIGATAVAGDASRIVDTARDALDGTIDVYCANAGLASPGDPMADEEVWAAAWDVNVMAHVRAARALLPDWLERGSGRFVSTASAAGLLTMIGAAPYSVTKHGAVAFAEWLSLTYRHRGVKVHAICPQGVRTDMLTAAGSAGELVLAPGAIEPEAVADALFDAMANDRFLVLPHPEVGRYYEARAADTDRWIRGMNRLQRTWEETGA; translated from the coding sequence ATGAGTACGGTGCAGGGCGCTGGCGTAGTGGTCACCGGGGCCGGAGGCGGCATCGGCGCCGCCCTCGCCCGCAGATTCGCCGCCGAGGGCGCACGGGTCGTCGTCAACGACCTCGACGCGTCCCGGATCGAGGCGCTCGCCGACGAGATCGGCGCCACCGCCGTCGCCGGGGACGCCTCCCGGATCGTGGACACCGCCCGGGACGCCCTGGACGGCACCATCGACGTGTACTGCGCCAACGCGGGCCTCGCCTCGCCCGGCGACCCGATGGCCGACGAGGAGGTCTGGGCCGCGGCCTGGGACGTCAACGTGATGGCCCATGTCCGGGCGGCCCGCGCGCTGCTTCCGGACTGGCTGGAACGCGGCAGCGGCCGGTTCGTCTCCACCGCCTCCGCCGCCGGGCTGCTCACCATGATCGGCGCCGCCCCGTACAGCGTCACCAAGCACGGCGCGGTCGCCTTCGCGGAGTGGCTGTCGCTGACCTACCGGCACCGGGGCGTGAAGGTCCACGCGATCTGCCCGCAGGGCGTGCGTACGGACATGCTCACCGCCGCCGGATCGGCCGGCGAGCTCGTCCTCGCCCCCGGCGCCATCGAGCCCGAGGCCGTCGCGGACGCCCTGTTCGACGCCATGGCGAACGACCGCTTCCTGGTCCTGCCGCACCCCGAGGTCGGCCGCTACTACGAAGCCAGGGCCGCCGACACCGATCGCTGGATCCGCGGCATGAACCGCCTTCAGCGCACCTGGGAGGAGACCGGAGCATGA
- a CDS encoding LysR family transcriptional regulator: MEIRQLRHFMAVITHGSFTAAARAELIVQSALSTSVRNLERELGAELFDRTGRRVVLTEAGRALLPAARTVLAGTDAARDAVAAVSGLATGRVRVGTIQTLTCVDLAAELAAFHRLWPGVQISLREATTPELVAAVRAGELDLAYLAPDTAELPEGVTAFATWHEDLVLITAPGHPLATAGRTLIKDLADEPFVDFRAGTGLETAVRRLAAHCGLERRITCDVTQIRLLVDLVRAGIGVAIVPRRIGEDAGLPCVTIRQPEPGRTVLLVGRAPRPRNPAAEALLDRLCGREPVTV; this comes from the coding sequence ATGGAGATTCGCCAGCTCCGCCACTTCATGGCGGTGATCACGCACGGCAGCTTCACCGCCGCCGCCCGCGCCGAGCTGATCGTGCAGTCGGCGCTGAGCACGTCCGTGCGCAACCTGGAACGGGAGCTGGGCGCCGAGCTCTTCGACCGCACCGGCCGCCGGGTGGTCCTCACCGAGGCGGGCCGGGCGCTGCTCCCCGCCGCGCGGACGGTGCTCGCGGGGACGGACGCCGCCCGGGACGCGGTGGCGGCCGTGTCGGGGCTGGCCACCGGGCGGGTCCGGGTCGGCACGATCCAGACGCTGACCTGCGTCGACCTGGCCGCCGAACTGGCCGCGTTCCACCGGCTGTGGCCCGGGGTGCAGATCTCACTGCGCGAGGCGACGACACCGGAGCTGGTGGCGGCGGTGCGCGCCGGGGAGCTGGACCTGGCCTATCTGGCGCCGGACACCGCGGAGCTGCCGGAGGGCGTCACCGCGTTCGCCACCTGGCACGAGGACCTGGTGCTGATCACCGCGCCCGGGCACCCGCTGGCGACGGCGGGGCGCACCCTGATCAAGGACCTCGCCGACGAGCCGTTCGTGGACTTCCGGGCGGGCACGGGCCTGGAGACGGCGGTGCGCAGGCTGGCCGCGCACTGCGGTCTGGAGCGCCGGATCACCTGTGACGTCACGCAGATCCGGCTGCTGGTCGACCTCGTCCGGGCGGGCATCGGGGTGGCGATCGTGCCGCGCCGGATCGGCGAGGACGCGGGGCTGCCGTGCGTGACCATCCGGCAGCCGGAGCCGGGCCGGACCGTGCTGCTGGTGGGCCGGGCGCCCCGGCCGCGCAACCCGGCGGCGGAGGCGCTGCTCGACCGCCTGTGCGGCCGGGAGCCCGTTACGGTCTGA